From Methanocella paludicola SANAE, a single genomic window includes:
- a CDS encoding tyrosine-type recombinase/integrase, whose amino-acid sequence MATKLKFSKKIDSTVVINAKMPARRIEHKGDLELELDQLEDYCFGRKRNSLSKTTVKNYKAATKAIFNKLGYLEYSDQYVSMVRRAIEGKPSNTVFLYMTALQELFRANYLEDYEIAKPKVTRNCTNDENKYHKPQEIVRLFEAIGTDTLYNCRDSAIISLLYFAALRNSEVCHLEVGDYDLENHFVTIHEHGKWHPKSYQVRKLYVPKECHAKILAWYKVREQENITSKTLFLTSNGVPFNDLSLRNVIVRRAKDAGLKTYPHKLRHSRATHLANGINGNKPWAIGVLSKYLGHSSISTTAIYVHTSDEEQKRYLDMTKELNV is encoded by the coding sequence ATGGCAACAAAATTAAAATTTAGCAAAAAAATTGATAGTACAGTTGTGATAAACGCAAAAATGCCCGCTCGAAGAATCGAGCATAAAGGCGACCTTGAGCTTGAGCTAGACCAGTTAGAAGATTATTGCTTTGGCAGAAAAAGGAATAGTTTAAGCAAAACCACTGTAAAGAATTACAAAGCAGCTACGAAGGCTATCTTTAACAAACTGGGCTATCTCGAATACAGTGACCAGTACGTAAGCATGGTACGCAGGGCCATTGAAGGCAAACCCTCAAACACTGTTTTCTTATACATGACAGCGTTACAAGAACTTTTTAGAGCAAACTACTTAGAAGATTACGAGATCGCCAAACCAAAGGTTACACGAAATTGTACCAATGATGAAAATAAGTATCATAAACCTCAAGAAATAGTGAGATTATTTGAAGCGATAGGTACTGATACGCTATATAATTGTAGGGACTCTGCTATCATATCTTTATTGTATTTCGCTGCCCTTCGCAATTCTGAAGTATGCCATTTAGAAGTAGGCGACTATGATCTTGAAAACCACTTCGTTACTATCCATGAGCATGGAAAGTGGCATCCAAAGTCATACCAGGTACGAAAGCTCTATGTGCCTAAAGAATGTCATGCTAAAATTTTAGCCTGGTATAAGGTCAGGGAACAGGAGAACATAACGTCTAAAACGCTGTTCTTAACGTCTAATGGTGTTCCCTTCAATGATTTATCCCTGCGTAATGTGATTGTGCGCAGGGCTAAAGACGCAGGGCTTAAAACATACCCTCATAAGCTCAGGCACAGCAGGGCGACACATTTAGCCAATGGCATTAATGGTAACAAACCCTGGGCCATAGGAGTTTTGAGCAAGTACCTTGGGCATAGTTCAATATCCACGACTGCGATCTATGTGCATACTTCAGATGAAGAACAGAAAAGATATTTAGATATGACAAAAGAATTAAACGTTTAA
- a CDS encoding C-GCAxxG-C-C family protein, producing the protein MTKADDAVECFSKGYSCSQSVLSAYSGQFGMDKEQAFRVSGAFGAGMGRLCETCGAVTGAFMVLGLRYGKVKEEDEPAKEKTYAKLQEFVREFKARNGSIVCRELLGCDMGTPEGMKYAKEQRVTATKCPKYVRDAAEIVERLL; encoded by the coding sequence ATGACAAAAGCAGACGATGCAGTCGAGTGTTTCAGTAAAGGCTATAGCTGCTCGCAGTCGGTGCTATCAGCATATAGCGGGCAGTTCGGGATGGATAAGGAGCAGGCGTTCCGTGTCTCGGGCGCCTTCGGCGCGGGCATGGGCCGGCTGTGCGAGACCTGCGGGGCCGTGACGGGCGCCTTCATGGTGCTCGGCCTTCGATATGGTAAGGTGAAGGAGGAGGACGAGCCGGCGAAGGAGAAGACATACGCGAAACTGCAGGAATTCGTGAGGGAGTTCAAGGCCCGTAATGGCTCCATCGTTTGCCGGGAGCTTCTCGGATGCGACATGGGCACGCCCGAGGGCATGAAGTACGCTAAGGAGCAGCGCGTTACCGCTACTAAGTGCCCAAAATACGTGCGCGACGCTGCCGAGATCGTGGAACGGCTTCTTTAA
- a CDS encoding PhzF family phenazine biosynthesis protein → MAGHTFYILDVFAEEKYAGNQLAVFLDAVSIPAETMQRLANETHFSETTFILSDEEKNGGYDVRIFTPEEELPFAGHPTLGTAYVIMHKVMKKPWDEVKLNLGVGQITVTYDKATGALWMKQVEPTFLRTFEPAPLADILGIGAGDIDERFPIQEVSTGIPFIIVPLKSMAAVKRAYLDPRKFTAYMGKKDSTGILVFSPETYHKENALNVRVFTKFISVPEDPATGSGNGCLAAYIVKHKYFGTAKIDIRTEQGYEMGRPSLLFLRAEERGGSIDVRVGGRVIPVAKCALE, encoded by the coding sequence ATGGCAGGCCATACCTTTTACATCCTGGACGTATTCGCCGAGGAAAAATATGCGGGCAACCAGCTTGCCGTTTTTCTGGATGCCGTATCCATACCGGCGGAGACCATGCAGCGCCTCGCCAATGAGACGCACTTCTCCGAGACGACCTTTATTCTCTCGGACGAGGAAAAGAACGGCGGCTACGACGTGCGCATCTTCACGCCCGAAGAGGAGCTGCCATTTGCCGGCCACCCGACGCTGGGCACGGCATACGTCATCATGCATAAGGTCATGAAAAAGCCCTGGGACGAGGTAAAGCTGAACCTGGGCGTAGGACAAATTACGGTAACTTATGATAAGGCGACGGGAGCCCTCTGGATGAAGCAGGTCGAGCCCACGTTCCTGAGGACGTTCGAGCCTGCGCCCCTCGCGGACATACTGGGCATCGGCGCCGGCGACATCGATGAGCGCTTCCCCATACAGGAAGTCTCTACGGGCATACCCTTCATCATCGTGCCCCTGAAAAGCATGGCCGCGGTAAAGCGGGCCTACCTGGACCCCCGAAAGTTCACCGCTTACATGGGCAAAAAGGACTCGACCGGCATACTGGTCTTCAGCCCGGAGACATACCATAAGGAGAACGCACTGAATGTCCGCGTCTTTACGAAGTTCATTTCTGTCCCTGAGGACCCGGCGACCGGGAGCGGGAACGGCTGCCTGGCCGCATACATAGTAAAGCATAAGTATTTCGGCACGGCCAAAATAGATATCCGCACGGAACAGGGCTATGAGATGGGGCGGCCTTCGCTTCTCTTTTTGAGGGCGGAAGAAAGGGGCGGCTCCATCGATGTGCGCGTGGGCGGAAGGGTCATACCTGTGGCGAAGTGCGCGCTGGAGTGA
- the eif1A gene encoding translation initiation factor eIF-1A has product MYKPHNKGGKKPVNTGGEVIRVRTPRKADGEILGTVTKMLGAYHLSVLCLDNLTRMCRIKGKMKKRTWVREGDTVIVVPWSFQDEKADVIWRYTGPQAGWLKRKGFLDSNTI; this is encoded by the coding sequence TTGTATAAACCGCATAATAAGGGTGGCAAAAAACCGGTAAATACCGGCGGCGAGGTCATCAGGGTAAGAACGCCCAGGAAAGCCGATGGAGAGATCTTAGGCACCGTGACGAAGATGCTCGGGGCTTACCACTTGAGCGTACTATGCCTGGATAACCTGACAAGGATGTGCCGTATCAAGGGCAAGATGAAAAAGAGGACGTGGGTGCGTGAAGGCGATACCGTCATAGTGGTGCCCTGGTCGTTCCAGGACGAGAAGGCCGACGTGATCTGGAGATACACGGGGCCGCAGGCTGGCTGGCTCAAGAGAAAGGGATTCCTGGATTCGAATACGATATGA
- a CDS encoding protease inhibitor I42 family protein, producing the protein MKTGYFIKSSIVVVMLCVAVIVAGAQSNPFGMGIPSFDSLSSYMESFLGGISEDSMNQMSASSYVHPAMSMGTGMFNFTIPSMTMPGGGSISGVSQQVDTSAMGTPAFDFSAFNSTTLLPTLLSNSITQTNFGSKPSAVNNYTLANNGSTINMNVNDTIYVQLPFQIQNGSVWNLTTTSGLNVTNQRTTTPSINPLSGGGLVDLTATQEFAIKAVKPGTQYINAICSGTNQTYSLTVNVS; encoded by the coding sequence GTGAAAACCGGTTATTTTATTAAATCATCGATCGTCGTCGTCATGCTATGCGTTGCCGTAATAGTGGCAGGCGCGCAGTCGAATCCATTTGGCATGGGGATACCATCCTTCGACAGCCTGTCCAGCTATATGGAGTCTTTCTTAGGCGGCATCTCCGAGGATAGCATGAACCAGATGTCCGCATCGAGTTATGTCCATCCTGCGATGTCGATGGGCACTGGCATGTTCAATTTCACAATACCATCCATGACCATGCCGGGCGGCGGCTCGATAAGCGGCGTATCCCAGCAGGTCGACACGTCGGCGATGGGAACGCCTGCGTTTGACTTTTCCGCGTTCAACTCCACCACATTATTGCCGACGCTATTATCGAACTCCATAACCCAGACCAACTTCGGGTCGAAGCCCAGCGCCGTCAACAATTACACGCTTGCAAATAACGGCTCCACGATCAACATGAACGTGAACGATACTATCTACGTCCAGCTGCCCTTCCAGATCCAGAATGGCAGCGTCTGGAACCTGACCACGACCAGCGGCCTGAATGTCACGAACCAGCGCACCACTACGCCCTCCATCAACCCGCTATCCGGAGGAGGCCTGGTTGACCTGACCGCCACACAGGAGTTCGCGATCAAGGCGGTAAAGCCCGGCACTCAGTACATTAACGCTATCTGCTCTGGCACCAACCAGACCTACTCGCTCACGGTTAACGTGAGTTGA
- a CDS encoding Coenzyme F420 hydrogenase/dehydrogenase, beta subunit C-terminal domain: protein MLNNAIATPALQPFQELEQSVWKKEMCAGCRGCITVCPANTLAYDLKLARPYQITPCVDCKACLDACPRTPANMDKLSLDILGPHLDVYNVKATAGNKRYQNGGAVTALLKTALDEGLVDRVIVMGADRWAQKAYARVVSDSSSLDRAAGSIYMNNDALETMKDIMKDDSIRNVAIVGTPCAIQSIGLLRKSSNEYSVKLTQKIRFAIGLFCFESFDDRLIPEVTKRLGVPSWRIAKMNAGEGRLTVTLRSGEVKTLPLSSLAEFVKPGCRKCNDFTSKLADISVGSVGSAAGSSVVITRTPEGAGLLEIAREVGAIDVAGGVDVAAIEKVGKLKLKKNGF from the coding sequence ATGTTAAACAATGCGATCGCAACGCCGGCCCTCCAGCCATTCCAGGAACTCGAGCAGAGCGTCTGGAAGAAGGAGATGTGCGCCGGATGCCGGGGCTGTATCACCGTATGCCCGGCCAACACGTTAGCCTATGACCTGAAGCTGGCCAGGCCGTACCAGATCACTCCCTGTGTCGATTGTAAGGCCTGCCTGGACGCCTGTCCCAGGACTCCAGCTAACATGGATAAGCTGTCCCTGGACATTCTTGGGCCGCATCTTGACGTTTATAATGTGAAGGCTACTGCGGGCAATAAGCGCTACCAGAACGGCGGCGCCGTTACTGCGTTGCTGAAGACCGCGCTGGACGAAGGCCTTGTGGACCGTGTGATCGTCATGGGCGCGGACCGCTGGGCACAGAAGGCATACGCCCGGGTCGTCTCCGACTCATCGAGCCTGGACAGGGCTGCGGGCAGTATTTACATGAACAACGATGCCCTGGAGACAATGAAGGACATCATGAAGGACGACTCGATCAGGAACGTGGCGATCGTGGGAACGCCCTGCGCGATACAGTCGATAGGCCTGCTCCGGAAGTCCTCGAACGAGTACTCCGTAAAGCTGACCCAGAAGATCAGGTTCGCCATCGGCTTATTCTGCTTTGAGTCATTCGATGATCGGCTCATCCCCGAAGTTACCAAACGACTCGGCGTGCCGTCGTGGCGTATCGCGAAGATGAACGCCGGCGAGGGCAGGCTGACCGTCACGCTGAGGAGTGGCGAGGTAAAGACGCTGCCCCTGTCGAGCCTGGCCGAGTTCGTCAAGCCCGGATGCCGCAAGTGCAACGACTTCACTTCAAAGCTCGCCGATATTTCCGTTGGAAGCGTGGGCAGTGCTGCCGGGTCCAGCGTCGTTATTACCAGGACGCCCGAGGGTGCCGGGCTACTCGAGATCGCCCGCGAGGTGGGCGCTATTGATGTGGCCGGCGGAGTCGATGTCGCTGCGATCGAGAAGGTCGGCAAGCTGAAGCTTAAGAAAAATGGCTTTTAA
- a CDS encoding metallophosphoesterase family protein, producing the protein MRFLCFSDVHGSVDAVRTMLGDVRRRGDSYDAFIFAGDLTNLSSLRKTKKERELLENALGNMSKSSKKYKEYVAERNERFFEESKHTAREILGLLAREEIPCYYILGNRDRLGKYRLAEVKGLFDSRYSICLDQVKTAGIEDIKLTADEKPVDSKTILVRHSPGGWRESYRVYREALLNITGHTHQAIVYKNFLNTGFLYRDETRGAEPMMGGYFGVEIKEGRLGSITYNDMGGLVEHDFVLDGVQGKVYSVHRSYFPFTLQLV; encoded by the coding sequence ATGAGATTCCTCTGCTTTTCGGACGTGCACGGCAGCGTCGACGCCGTCAGGACGATGCTGGGCGACGTGAGGCGCAGGGGCGACTCATATGATGCGTTCATTTTCGCGGGCGACCTCACGAACCTTTCCAGCCTCAGGAAGACCAAAAAGGAAAGAGAGTTGCTTGAAAATGCGCTCGGCAACATGTCGAAGAGCTCGAAGAAGTATAAGGAGTACGTAGCCGAACGTAATGAGCGCTTTTTTGAAGAGAGTAAGCATACAGCCAGGGAAATACTGGGCCTCCTCGCGCGTGAAGAGATACCCTGCTACTACATTCTCGGCAACAGGGACAGGCTAGGAAAATACCGGCTGGCAGAAGTGAAGGGACTATTCGATAGCCGCTACTCCATCTGCCTCGACCAGGTAAAAACGGCCGGCATAGAAGACATAAAGCTCACGGCGGACGAAAAACCCGTAGACAGCAAAACCATACTGGTCCGACATTCGCCGGGCGGATGGAGAGAAAGCTACAGGGTCTACAGGGAGGCGCTCCTCAACATCACGGGCCACACCCACCAGGCCATCGTCTACAAAAATTTTCTCAACACAGGGTTCCTATACAGGGACGAAACGAGAGGAGCCGAGCCGATGATGGGCGGATATTTCGGCGTAGAGATAAAAGAGGGACGGTTAGGCTCGATCACGTACAACGACATGGGAGGCCTCGTAGAGCATGACTTCGTGCTGGACGGCGTACAGGGAAAAGTGTACTCCGTCCACAGGAGCTATTTCCCGTTCACATTACAGCTCGTTTAG
- a CDS encoding thioredoxin family protein: MRYRLAVILIAAALLVSGCICCGGQEADHSAAMAPIDSALVNGPVFVEFGAEWCSWCTVEAPIIEELKAEYSNVTFMEVDIDENGTLADAFYVSSVPQMNVIVNKTQNGSYLYADVSGRITESRRSSAIIGYHERPNLKKALDAAVAKRAVM; this comes from the coding sequence GCCGCGGCCTTGCTGGTATCAGGGTGTATCTGCTGCGGCGGGCAGGAAGCCGATCATAGTGCGGCCATGGCCCCCATCGACTCCGCGCTCGTTAACGGGCCGGTGTTCGTCGAGTTTGGGGCGGAGTGGTGCAGCTGGTGTACCGTGGAAGCGCCGATCATCGAAGAGCTTAAGGCCGAATACTCGAACGTCACGTTCATGGAAGTGGACATCGACGAGAACGGTACCCTTGCCGACGCCTTCTACGTGAGCAGCGTGCCCCAGATGAACGTCATCGTGAATAAAACCCAGAACGGCAGCTATCTATACGCGGACGTCAGCGGCCGGATAACGGAAAGCAGGAGGTCGTCGGCCATCATCGGGTACCACGAGAGGCCGAACCTGAAAAAGGCGCTCGATGCGGCCGTGGCTAAACGAGCTGTAATGTGA